The genomic segment CCTGCCGGGCCGCATGCAGCGCCACCAGCTGGATACGCTGCGGCTGCTGCGAGGGGATGCCAGCCTGGAGGCTAgcgaggagctggagaaggaggTGAGCGAACGTCCACGCGGGCGTCTTGCCGCAGCACTTTCCAGCCTTCTTGTATGTTTGTGGAAAAACGTACGCAGTGGAATATCATCATCATGCAGCAGCagacgtttggctttttttctcaCTTGGCCCCCACGTGGCCGTCAGCtcgctcctttaaaaaaaaaaaaggccgtgcTAGCTTGCTAGCCAAGATGAAGCAGCACTGCCTGTTAGCATGTAGCACAGGACATATTTTCGGACAAATGACCCGCCCACCACAACTTCAAAacctaaaaaaatagaaaggaaGCAAAAGAATCGCTTCAAGTTTGGAAATGTGGACAATATGGCCGCCTGTATTGAAAGCGCACGTGAAGGTGATCGTATTTTGCCTTCCAGTTGTACGGCGACGCCACCGACTGCATGGACCTGCTGTCGCAACGACTCGGAACGCAAAAGTTCTTCTTTGGAGACTCGTGAGTCCGCCGCTGCTACGATCGACATCGTTGACCGCGATGACATTCACAACAGCCGATAATATCCGCGCAtgtttccccccccacccccaggcctTCGTCTCTAGACGCGTTTGTGTTCGGCTGGCTGGCTCCGATCCTCAAGTGCAAACTTCCCAGCGGGAAACTGCAGCAGCATCTCAAATCTCTGGACAACCTGCATGCGTTTTGCGCCAACATCCTGCTCGTCTACTTCCCCAGTCAGGACACGCCACACCTCCGTACGTTCCGTGACCGCTCGCGTCGCTAATGCCGCacctgtttttctttctcccccccccatccacaGATAACAGCGCTCCCCGGTCTGGCCGCTCGGACGAGTGCCGGGACCCCGAGCACGTGCCCAACCGACGCACCAAGCAGTTCCTGTCCGCGCTGGCGGCGCTGGGCGCCATGTTGTCCTACGCCTTGCTCACCGGCATGGTGTCCGTCCAGCATGGCCACAAGGGGGCGGTGGAGCACAGCGAACTTTCGCACCCGCACCAAGACGACGACGAAGACGACTGAATTCAGCCAGCGCTTGGGGATTTTCCTCACGTTTCATTCTGCCTTTCTTCCATATTTCACTTCATCCACCTTTCTTGggtttcctctttttttgttgttttcatccaTGCCTTCCTTCCTGCTTCCTTCATGTTGACATGGGAATGGCCCTGAATTTAAcaaagtaattttattttatttttattatttttttgctttttgaaatcTTGACAATAAAGCTCATGAGAGCTCCGCCCATCAGTCTGGACTCCAGCTGCACGCATGACACCA from the Hippocampus zosterae strain Florida chromosome 5, ASM2543408v3, whole genome shotgun sequence genome contains:
- the mtx1a gene encoding metaxin-1a, whose translation is MAAPDELFVWEGDWGLPSVNSDCLVLLAYAQFSGAPLKVHKVCNPWRCPGGAIPALRTAHKEALWRPSDIIIHLRKQKYNADFDLSAKEAADSLAFIALIQQKLTPAVLYALWVEPKNFVEVTRRWYAEHMSFPLSLFLPGRMQRHQLDTLRLLRGDASLEASEELEKELYGDATDCMDLLSQRLGTQKFFFGDSPSSLDAFVFGWLAPILKCKLPSGKLQQHLKSLDNLHAFCANILLVYFPNNSAPRSGRSDECRDPEHVPNRRTKQFLSALAALGAMLSYALLTGMVSVQHGHKGAVEHSELSHPHQDDDEDD